The genomic interval CAGAGGGTACGTTGAGGATTTCGAGGAGCCGAGAACGACGCTGGCGGACGGTTTCAGCATCCTGCTAGGCTTCGTCTGTGGTTTTGGCTGTGAGTTCGAGCGCATGAATCCGCCCGTCCTTCATCGGAACATCTAATGCTTGATAGATCATGCGATGCCGGTCCAACAGGTTCTTTCCCGCGAACGCTGCCGAAATCACCACCACTTTGAGATGATCCATCGTACCGGTCCGGTCCAAGACCGTCACCGCAGCATCCGGCATCGTCTTTCGCACATAATCGGTCAACACGTCTGGCGTGATCATAAACTCTCCAATTTCATTGTGCTGTCAGGATACCCTAGCGCCAGACTGAAAGGCAATTCAAAGCCAATGAACAGGGCTTAATCGCGACAGCAGGCTCCGAAAGCCCCATTCCGAGAGCATGAACGCTATTGA from Nitrospirota bacterium carries:
- a CDS encoding BolA family protein, encoding MITPDVLTDYVRKTMPDAAVTVLDRTGTMDHLKVVVISAAFAGKNLLDRHRMIYQALDVPMKDGRIHALELTAKTTDEA